A region of Anopheles merus strain MAF chromosome 2R, AmerM5.1, whole genome shotgun sequence DNA encodes the following proteins:
- the LOC121589308 gene encoding DNA replication licensing factor Mcm2, translating to MSDTPSSPAPNVPSDMDRRNFRSGATSPVGDFEPFEDEAEILGDTTVRDEIYDEEEADGEELFGDNMEADYRPAPHLDRYDMDDLDTEEYSDISQADRAAAEAEMRKRDRDAGVHRDHRDLFYDKSDDEDDIPRAKRRAAEKAAEIGAETETDAEMVESIENLEDTKGHSIKEWVSMLGPRTEISNRFNSFLRTFVDDKGHYVYRERIRRMCEQNNSSFVVSFSDLAHNQHVLAYFLPEAPFQMLDILDKVAKEMVLSLYPTYERVTNEIHVRISDLPLVEELRTFRKLHLNQLVRTLGVVTATTGVLPQLSVIKYDCVKCGYVLGPFVQSQNTEVKPGSCPECQSVGPFSINMEQTLYRNYQKITLQESPGRIPAGRIPRSKDCVLLADLCDQCKPGDEIEVTGIYTNNYDGSLNTEQGFPVFATVLIANHLVVKDSKQVVASLTDEDISTIQRLSRDPRISDRITQSMAPSIYGHEYIKRGLALCLFGGESKNPGNKHKIRGDINILLCGDPGTAKSQFLKYTEKIAPRAVFTTGQGASAVGLTAYVRRNPTTREWTLEAGALVLADMGVCLIDEFDKMNDQDRTSIHEAMEQQSISVSKAGIVTSLQARCAVIAAANPIGGRYDPSMTFSENVNLSEPILSRFDILCVVKDEFDPMQDKHLAEFVVASHIKHHPSKEADEPDTQPEDTMQIPQDLLKKYIVYAKENVHPKLSNMDQDKIANMYSQLRQESLSTGSLPITVRHIESVIRMSEAHARMHLRDTVQDVDVNMAIRMMLESFIEAQKFSVMKKMRATFQKYLSFQRDHSELLFFILRQLTLDQLAYQRCKEAGRRGKQAEGERPRTTVVEVMERDLSERAKAIDIFNLKPFLESELFRQNGFTYDAKRKVIVQVVPEAAEP from the exons ATGTCG GATACACCAAGCTCCCCAGCACCAAACGTACCGTCGGATATGGATCGACGAAACTTCCGGTCCGGGGCCACTTCTCCGGTCGGCGATTTCGAGCCGTTTGAAGATGAGGCAGAAATTCTTGGCGACACTACCGTACGTGACGAGATTTACGATGAGGAAGAGGCGGACGGGGAAGAGCTGTTTGGAGATAATATGGAGGCAGACTATCGCCCTGCGCCCCATCTCGACCGGTACGATATGGACGATCTGGACACGGAAGAGTACAGCGACATCTCGCAGGCGGATCGTGCTGCGGCCGAAGCAGAGATGCGCAAGCGAGACCGTGATGCCGGAGTGCACCGTGATCATCGCGATCTGTTCTACGACAAGAGCGACGACGAAGACGATATCCCGCGGGCCAAAAGGCGTGCCGCTGAAAAGGCTGCCGAAATCGGAGCCGAAACGGAAACCGACGCCGAGATGGTGGAATCGATTGAAAACCTCGAAGACACAAAGGGCCACAGCATCAAGGAGTGGGTGTCAATGTTGGGCCCACGGACAGAGATTTCGAACCGCTTCAACAGCTTCTTGCGCACCTTCGTCGATGATAAGGGCCATTATGTGTACCGGGAGCGCATTCGTCGCATGTGCGAGCAGAACAATTCGAGCTTTGTAGTGTCGTTTTCAGACCTGGCGCACAATCAGCATGTGCTGGCGTACTTCCTGCCCGAAGCGCCCTTCCAAATGCTCGACATTTTGGACAAGGTGGCCAAGGAGATGGTGCTGAGCCTGTACCCGACGTACGAGCGTGTGACGAACGAGATTCATGTGCGCATTTCCGATCTTCCGCTAGTGGAGGAGCTGCGCACCTTCCGTAAGCTTCACCTGAACCAGCTTGTGCGCACACTGGGCGTTGTCACGGCAACGACGGGTGTGCTGCCGCAGCTCTCCGTCATCAAGTACGACTGCGTGAAGTGTGGCTACGTGCTGGGACCGTTCGTGCAGAGCCAGAACACGGAAGTAAAGCCCGGCTCCTGTCCCGAGTGTCAAAGTGTTGGTCCGTTCTCGATCAACATGGAGCAGACGCTGTACCGGAACTATCAGAAGATCACGCTCCAGGAGTCTCCGGGAAGAATTCCGGCCGGACGCATACCCCGCAGCAAGGATTGCGTGCTGCTGGCCGATCTGTGCGATCAGTGCAAACCGGGTGACGAAATTGAGGTGACGGGCATCTACACCAACAACTACGACGGATCGCTCAACACGGAGCAGGGCTTCCCGGTGTTTGCAACGGTGCTGATCGCGAACCATCTGGTGGTGAAGGACAGTAAGCAGGTGGTGGCCTCACTGACTGACGAGGACATTTCGACAATCCAGCGTCTGAGCCGCGATCCGCGCATCAGCGATCGCATCACGCAGAGCATGGCACCGTCGATCTACGGTCACGAGTACATCAAGCGAGGGCTAGCGCTGTGTCTGTTCGGGGGCGAATCGAAGAACCCGGGCAACAAGCACAAAATCCGCGGCGATATCAACATTCTGCTGTGCGGCGATCCGGGAACGGCCAAGTCCCAGTTCTTGAAGTACACGGAAAAGATTGCACCGCGGGCAGTGTTTACCACGGGCCAGGGTGCTTCGGCGGTCGGTTTGACGGCGTACGTACGGCGCAACCCAACGACGCGCGAGTGGACCCTCGAGGCGGGCGCCCTGGTGCTGGCGGATATGGGCGTTTGTCTGATCGACGAGTTTGACAAGATGAACGATCAGGACCGTACCTCGATCCACGAGGCGATGGAGCAGCAGTCGATTTCGGTTTCGAAGGCAGGCATTGTTACGTCGCTGCAGGCCCGCTGTGCGGTGATTGCTGCGGCCAACCCGATCGGCGGACGGTACGACCCGAGTATGACGTTCTCGGAGAACGTGAACCTTTCCGAACCGATCTTGTCGCGTTTTGACATCCTGTGCGTGGTGAAGGACGAGTTCGATCCGATGCAGGATAAGCATTTGGCCGAGTTCGTGGTTGCTTCGCACATCAAGCACCATCCCTCGAAGGAGGCTGATGAGCCCGACACACAACCGGAGGACACGATGCAGATCCCACAGGACCTGCTGAAGAAGTACATCGTGTACGCGAAGGAGAACGTCCATCCGAAGCTGTCGAACATGGACCAGGACAAGATTGCTAACATGTACTCGCAGCTGCGGCAGGAGTCGCTCTCGACCGGATCACTGCCGATCACGGTGCGCCACATCGAGAGCGTCATTCGTATGTCGGAAGCCCACGCCCGGATGCATCTGCGCGACACGGTGCAGGACGTGGACGTGAACATGGCCATCCGCATGATGCTGGAAAGCTTTATCGAGGCGCAAAAGTTCAGCGTAATGAAGAAGATGCGCGCCACCTTCCAGAAGTACCTGTCGTTCCAGCGCGACCATTCGGAGCTGCTGTTCTTCATTCTTCGCCAGCTCACGCTCGACCAGCTGGCGTACCAGCGCTGCAAGGAGGCCGGACGGCGGGGCAAGCAGGCGGAGGGTGAGCGGCCCCGAACCACCGTGGTCGAGGTGATGGAGCGGGATCTGTCCGAGCGGGCGAAGGCGATCGACATTTTTAACCTGAAACCATTCCTCGAAAGCGAACTGTTCCGACAGAATGGGTTCACCTACGACGCCAAACGGAAGGTGATCGTCCAGGTGGTTCCGGAAGCAGCCGAGCCGTAG